CTTTCACTTCATTAAGCTCATGATCGCCTCGCAAAACAAGCGCAATAAGATTATCATTAGTTCCATCAACAATCAGCGTTTTTATTGTTTTTTGTGGACTAATTTTTAACAAATTGCAGACATCATCAATTGTTTTGACTCCGGGTGTATGAGCAATTTCTAATTCTTGTTGGGGGGCATGAGGTTTGCCTAAAGGAAGCGTTTCAGCCCTTTCAATATTGGCAGCATAACTTGAGCCATCAGAAAAACAAATGGCATCCTCACCTGACTCAGCAAGCACATGAAACTCATGAGAGCTGTCACCGCCAATAGCTCCAGAGTCAGCTAAAACAGGTCTATAATCCAAACCCAATCTGTCAAAAATATTACAATAAGTCTGATGCATAACTTGGTATGTCTCACCTAGTGATTTTTCATCTATATGAAAGGAGTAAGCATCTTTCATAATAAACTCTCTGGAGCGCATAACACCAAAACGAGGCCTTATTTCGTCTCTAAATTTTGTTTGGATTTGATAAAAGTTGATAGGAAGCTGCTTATAGCTTCTTAAATACTGCTTAGCTATATTGGTAATTACTTCCTCATGTGTTGGGCCCATGCAAAAATCTCTTTCATGCCTATCCTTAAAACGAAGCAACTCAGGTCCATACTCCTCCCACCTCTTTGATTCCTGCCATAGCTCAGCGGGCTGTGCAACTGGCATCAATAACTCTAATGCCTTTGATTTGTTCATCTCCTCTCTTATGATTTTTTCAACTTTATGAATAATTTTCAAACCAATAGGTAGATAAGAATAAAGACCAGACGCTAATTTAGATATGAGGCCAGCTCTTATCATTAATTGGTGAGATATGATTTGGGCATCGTTAGGCGCCTCTTTCACTGTAGAGATTAAAAAATCACTGCTTTTCATATAAAATGAGTTTATATCAATAAATAATTCGATTTTACCTAATGCCTGATTTTCAAACTTTATTAATTTATATTATTCCATTGGTTTTTGCAATCACACTTCATGAGGCAGCTCATGGCTGGGTCGCAAGTAAATTAGGTGATCATACTGCAAGAATGATGGGGCGAGTTACCCTAGATCCAACTAAACACATCGACCCTATAGGCACCATTGCTATTCCACTCGTTCTATTACTTTCATCTTCTGGTTTTATCTTTGGATGGGCTAAACCAGTCCCCATTAATTTTAATGCGCTAAGATCTGGAAAATCTGGAATGATTTGGGTTGCATTGGCTGGGCCAGGTGCTAATTTATTGATGGCTATTGGCTGGCTAATAATAATGATTATTGCAATCAATATGAATATACCAGTATTAATTGAAATGGGCCGTGTAGGAATACTTGTGAATTGTGTTCTTGCTGTATTCAATCTCTTACCTATTCCCCCATTGGATGGCTCTAGAGTTATTAGCGCCTTATTGCCTAATCGACTATCATATCAATACAATCAATTAGAGCAGTATGGTCTTTATATTCTCCTGGGCCTAATGTTTTTAGGGGGCTTTAACTATTTAGTAAGGCCTGTGGTTGAATTTCTTTTAAGCTGGTTTCAGTTCGCCCTAGTCATCTTAAGATGAACAACTTAACTCAAGATTTTGAGCCCATTCTGGTGTCTCACTATCGTATGACTCATAGCCTTCATACTCTGCAAAGGGCGCTCTAAGAAGCTTAAAAAGAGAATCAATCTCAGCATATTCATTTTGATCTTCTGCACTTCTTATCGCCACTTCAGCTAAATAATTTCTTAGAATATATTTTGGGTTTACCTTATTCATCAAGGCACGTCTTTGGCTTGGATCTTCTGTTTCAATCTTTAGGCGCTTACGATAGTCTTTAAACCAGGGATCAAATGCCTTACCTAAAGAGCTTTGATCATCATTTGAAAGTAGTCGGATTGACTGATGATAATCTTTTTTATTCGTATAAAGGAGTTCTAAAAAATTATTGATTATGGCATTATCACTTTCATCCTGGACAGCAAAGCCAAATTTATTTCTCATTAGTAAAGAATATTCTTTGACTAGGATTTTCTCATACATTGATAGCGCTTCTTTTAACTGCTCTTCCTCTATAAGTGTTTTTAGGGTATCTGCAAGTCGATGCAAGTTCCATAATGCAACAGATGGCTGCCTCTCAAAGGAATATCGACCCTGCGTATCTGAATGATTACAAATAAAGCCTGGATCATAGGCCTCCATAAAACTGAATGGCCCATAGTCAATAGTCAAACCCAAAATAGACATGTTATCTGTATTCATAACGCCGTGAGAAAAGCCCTGAGCTTGCCACCTTGCAATCATTATTGCGGTAGACTGAATAACCTCACGAAGCATACCCAAGTAATCACCTTGCTTAACATCTGGCATGTAGTACTTTATTACAAAATTAGCTAATTTTTTAACATTTTCATTTTGTCCTAGGGACGAAAAATATTCAAAGTGTCCAAATCGAATATGGCTTTCAGCCACCCGCGTTACAATAGCAGCAGATTCAACATGCTCTCTATAGACTTCTGAGCTACTAGTAACAATTGCTAGAGCCTTTGTTGTAGGGATATTTAGACCCTGCATCGCAATAGAACATAGATATTCACGGATGCTTGACCGAAGAACTGCACGACCATCAGCACCCCGAGAAAATGGAGAAGTTCCAGCGCCTTTTAATGATAATTCATTACCCTCTAATTCTCCAATCAGGCACGAGCGGCCATCGCCAAGTTGAGGTACAAAGTAGCCAAACTGGTGGCCAGCATAAACAGTGGATATTGGACGTTCTTGACCTAACTGCTTATCTCCAGAGCAAATCTCTAAAAACTCTTGGTCCGTTATACTCAAGTTTAATTCTTGCTTTAAATTTTGATTGACATGGATTAAAGAGGGATTTTCAAGTCTTTGAGTTTGGATATGTGCAAAGAAATCAGCACCTAAATCCTTAAATTTAAGAGAGTTTTTCATTTAATATTTGGTTGACCTGTTTAGGGTTTGCCTTTCCTTGTGTAGCCTTCATGACTTGGCCAACAAAAAAACCTAGAAGCTTGGAATTTCCATCTTTAAACTGCTTAACTTGACTGAGATTGTTAGAAATTATATCGTCAATGATCGACTCTAGAGCACTGGAGTCAGTCATTTGCTTAAGACCTTGCTTCTCAATAATTTCATCAACACTTCCATTACCTTCCCACATCAGCTTAAAGACATCTTTAGCAATTTTCCCAGAGATTGTATTGTCAGTAATTCTTGAGATTAACACAAATAATTCATTTGAAGATATTGGAGAATTATTAATTTCGACTTGGTTTTTATTTAGAGCTGCAGAGAGCTCACCCATGACCCAGTTAGCAGAGAGCTTAGCATCTGCGCCTTTATTGATTATTGTTTCAAAATAGTCTGCGACCTCTTTTTGAGAGGTCAAGATTTCGGCATCATATGCGCTCAAACCCAATTTATCAACAAACCTTAATTTCTTTTCAGTAGGCAATTCGGGAAGTGATTTTTTAATGTCTAAGAGGAGTTCATCACTAACATCTACTGGAAGAAGATCGGGGTCTGGGAAATACCTGTAGTCATTCGCTTCTTCTTTAGAGCGCATGGATCTGGTTTCATTTTTAATTGAATCATAAAGCCTTGTCTCTTGAACTACTGAACCCCCCTCCTCCAAGATGTCAATCTGTCTTTCTACTTCAAGATTGATTGCTTTTTCTAAAAATTTAAATGAATTTATATTTTTAAGTTCTGCTCGAGTCCCAAGCTTATCACCGTGCTTTCGAACTGAGACATTTGCATCACATCGAAAAGATCCTTCCTGCATATTACCATCACAAATATCGATGTATTGAACCAAAGCATGTATTTTCTTAGCATAAGCAACTGCTTCCTTTGCACTACTCATATCAGGCTCTGATACAATCTCTAGTAAAGGAGTGCCGGCCCGAATTAAATCGATTGCTGTATATTCATCATACATATCATGAATTGATTTTCCTGCATCCTCCTCAAGGTGAGCGCGAGTAATTCCGACTATTTTGTTTTCACCATTCTCTAAAGAGATATCTATGACTCCATTTCCAACGATTGGAATTTCAAATTGTGAAATTTGATAACCCTTTGGAAGATCTGGATAAAAATAATTCTTACGAGCAAAAATAGAGTGCTTGTTTATCGTTGCATTGACAGATAAACCAAACCTGAGAGCCATTTTAACGGCCTCCTGATTAAGAACCGGAAGAACCCCAGGGTAACCAAGATCAACGGCACATGCTTGCGTGTTTGCTTTTGCGCCAAAGGCGGTAGATGCACCAGAAAAAATTTTTGATTTAGTTTTTAACTGTGAATGTATTTCAAGCCCAATTACCGTTTCCCATGTCATAAATAGCTCCTCATTACTCAACTGGAGATGCATTATGCCAATCAGTTACCATTTGAAACTGATGTGCAGTATTAAGTAATAATTCTTCAGACCAATGGTTTCCAATTAATTGAAGACCAACAGGTAAATTATCTGAAAATCCAGCAGGAATACTCATGCCTGGAAGTCCTGCTAAATTAACTGAGAGCGTATAGATGTCTGCCAAATACATAGATACGGGATCTTTAACAGAGCCTAAATCGAAGGCTGCTGTAGGAGAAACGGGACCCATAACAACATCAACTTCTTTGAATGCTACTTTAAAATCTTCACTTATGAGCTTACGGACTTTTTGAGCTTTAAGATAATAAGCATCATAATATCCAGCAGATAGTGCATAAGCGCCAATCATAATTCTTCTTTTGACCTCATCACCAAAGCCTTCAGAACGAGATCTCAAATAGAGATCATTTAAATCTTTCGGATCGTCACATCGGTATCCATACCTAACGCCGTCGAACCTTGATAGATTTGAAGAGCACTCACATGGGGCAACAATATAGTAAGCAGGAATGGCATGAATTGAATTCGGCAATGACACTTCAATAATCTCAGCTCCCATAGCCTCATAATCATTAATAGCATTCATCACTACTTTTTCAACACCCTTGTCTAAACCCTTTGAAAAATATTCTTTTGGCAGTCCAATCTTAAGTCCTTTTAATGACTTTGATAAATTTTGAGTGTAATCAGGTACTGATATATTAGCACTAGTCGAATCTTTTGAGTCAAAACCAGCCATTGCATTTAGAATAATTGCAGAATCCTCAGCTGTTCTCGTCATTGGACCTGCTTGATCCAAGCTCGAAGCATAAGCTATCATTCCATAACGAGAAATCCTACCATAGGTTGGCTTGAGTCCTGTTATGCCACATAAACTAGCCGGTTGACGAATACTCCCACCTGTATCTGTTCCAGTAGCAAAGGGAGAAATACGAGATGCAACAGCAGCAGCAGAGCCTCCTGAAGAGCCGCCAGGCACTTTTTTTGGATCCCATGGGTTTTTTACAGGTCCATAAT
This sequence is a window from Candidatus Pseudothioglobus singularis PS1. Protein-coding genes within it:
- the gatB gene encoding Asp-tRNA(Asn)/Glu-tRNA(Gln) amidotransferase subunit GatB, yielding MTWETVIGLEIHSQLKTKSKIFSGASTAFGAKANTQACAVDLGYPGVLPVLNQEAVKMALRFGLSVNATINKHSIFARKNYFYPDLPKGYQISQFEIPIVGNGVIDISLENGENKIVGITRAHLEEDAGKSIHDMYDEYTAIDLIRAGTPLLEIVSEPDMSSAKEAVAYAKKIHALVQYIDICDGNMQEGSFRCDANVSVRKHGDKLGTRAELKNINSFKFLEKAINLEVERQIDILEEGGSVVQETRLYDSIKNETRSMRSKEEANDYRYFPDPDLLPVDVSDELLLDIKKSLPELPTEKKLRFVDKLGLSAYDAEILTSQKEVADYFETIINKGADAKLSANWVMGELSAALNKNQVEINNSPISSNELFVLISRITDNTISGKIAKDVFKLMWEGNGSVDEIIEKQGLKQMTDSSALESIIDDIISNNLSQVKQFKDGNSKLLGFFVGQVMKATQGKANPKQVNQILNEKLS
- a CDS encoding site-2 protease family protein, producing MPDFQTLLIYIIPLVFAITLHEAAHGWVASKLGDHTARMMGRVTLDPTKHIDPIGTIAIPLVLLLSSSGFIFGWAKPVPINFNALRSGKSGMIWVALAGPGANLLMAIGWLIIMIIAINMNIPVLIEMGRVGILVNCVLAVFNLLPIPPLDGSRVISALLPNRLSYQYNQLEQYGLYILLGLMFLGGFNYLVRPVVEFLLSWFQFALVILR
- a CDS encoding proline--tRNA ligase yields the protein MKSSDFLISTVKEAPNDAQIISHQLMIRAGLISKLASGLYSYLPIGLKIIHKVEKIIREEMNKSKALELLMPVAQPAELWQESKRWEEYGPELLRFKDRHERDFCMGPTHEEVITNIAKQYLRSYKQLPINFYQIQTKFRDEIRPRFGVMRSREFIMKDAYSFHIDEKSLGETYQVMHQTYCNIFDRLGLDYRPVLADSGAIGGDSSHEFHVLAESGEDAICFSDGSSYAANIERAETLPLGKPHAPQQELEIAHTPGVKTIDDVCNLLKISPQKTIKTLIVDGTNDNLIALVLRGDHELNEVKAAKLEGVKNPLQMAEEGKVLKQLGCSFGSIGVVNLDIPIFVDYAAAHLSDFVCGANRDDDHYIGVNWGRDSKKIIASDLRNVVPGDPSPDGNGKIEIKRGVEVGHIFQLGTKYSDSMKANVIGEDGKAVNMNMGCYGIGVTRIIAASIEQNNDDRGIIFPQAIAPFELIIVPINYNKSSRVKELADQLYMDCVDQNIDVLIDDRKERPGIMFADSELLGIPHRLVISDTHADNGKIEYKSRVHPDKVEIDFNEAVSFIINKLD
- the gatA gene encoding Asp-tRNA(Asn)/Glu-tRNA(Gln) amidotransferase subunit GatA, with translation MHNLTIAEQIKGLKNRDFSSLELTQHYLNRIDNSNLNAFISVTSDQAINQAKMADSILAKGNAASLTGIPYAHKDIFCTKGIKTSAGSKMLDSFISPYDATLSDKLNSKNMVMLGKTNMDEFAMGSSNENSYYGPVKNPWDPKKVPGGSSGGSAAAVASRISPFATGTDTGGSIRQPASLCGITGLKPTYGRISRYGMIAYASSLDQAGPMTRTAEDSAIILNAMAGFDSKDSTSANISVPDYTQNLSKSLKGLKIGLPKEYFSKGLDKGVEKVVMNAINDYEAMGAEIIEVSLPNSIHAIPAYYIVAPCECSSNLSRFDGVRYGYRCDDPKDLNDLYLRSRSEGFGDEVKRRIMIGAYALSAGYYDAYYLKAQKVRKLISEDFKVAFKEVDVVMGPVSPTAAFDLGSVKDPVSMYLADIYTLSVNLAGLPGMSIPAGFSDNLPVGLQLIGNHWSEELLLNTAHQFQMVTDWHNASPVE
- a CDS encoding protein adenylyltransferase SelO — translated: MKNSLKFKDLGADFFAHIQTQRLENPSLIHVNQNLKQELNLSITDQEFLEICSGDKQLGQERPISTVYAGHQFGYFVPQLGDGRSCLIGELEGNELSLKGAGTSPFSRGADGRAVLRSSIREYLCSIAMQGLNIPTTKALAIVTSSSEVYREHVESAAIVTRVAESHIRFGHFEYFSSLGQNENVKKLANFVIKYYMPDVKQGDYLGMLREVIQSTAIMIARWQAQGFSHGVMNTDNMSILGLTIDYGPFSFMEAYDPGFICNHSDTQGRYSFERQPSVALWNLHRLADTLKTLIEEEQLKEALSMYEKILVKEYSLLMRNKFGFAVQDESDNAIINNFLELLYTNKKDYHQSIRLLSNDDQSSLGKAFDPWFKDYRKRLKIETEDPSQRRALMNKVNPKYILRNYLAEVAIRSAEDQNEYAEIDSLFKLLRAPFAEYEGYESYDSETPEWAQNLELSCSS